From a region of the Chloroflexota bacterium genome:
- a CDS encoding DUF1990 domain-containing protein: MTEQPLWQQYRQQIEAYRDAQLNFDLQRVHEYTKENGWNVDDYEAELPPESPGQPQAHGSWQAACAVLREYRFPPPDLITGIFIPDQPLEQRIMLLRGTFLGFSFYFGVKIGGVIDETRETEHGPEQVWGYNYQTLQGHFERGQIEFTIVKLLETGQVLFRIHAFSQTGRIRNPFYWLGFKLFGRHLQLRFARDAMQRMQTLVQEALAGVPSQTSQPTPIQSTANNPEAAEQLAEVVENQ; the protein is encoded by the coding sequence ATGACTGAACAACCATTGTGGCAACAATATCGCCAGCAAATTGAGGCCTATCGCGATGCCCAGCTCAATTTCGATTTACAGCGCGTCCACGAATATACCAAGGAAAATGGCTGGAATGTTGATGATTATGAGGCTGAATTACCACCCGAATCGCCAGGCCAGCCCCAAGCTCATGGCTCATGGCAAGCAGCCTGCGCGGTGCTACGCGAATATCGCTTTCCACCACCCGATCTGATCACCGGAATTTTTATTCCCGACCAGCCGCTCGAACAGCGAATTATGTTGCTCCGTGGCACATTTTTGGGCTTTAGCTTCTATTTTGGAGTAAAAATCGGCGGGGTGATCGACGAAACTCGCGAGACTGAGCACGGCCCTGAGCAGGTTTGGGGCTACAACTATCAAACCTTACAAGGCCATTTCGAGCGCGGCCAAATTGAATTTACGATCGTTAAATTGCTCGAAACAGGTCAAGTGCTGTTTCGCATTCATGCTTTTTCGCAAACCGGGCGCATTCGCAACCCATTTTATTGGCTAGGCTTTAAGTTGTTTGGGCGACATTTACAATTGCGTTTTGCCCGTGATGCGATGCAGCGAATGCAAACCTTGGTGCAAGAAGCCTTGGCTGGTGTGCCAAGCCAAACCAGTCAACCAACGCCAATTCAAAGCACCGCCAACAATCCCGAAGCCGCT